The following are encoded together in the Janthinobacterium sp. Marseille genome:
- the typA gene encoding translational GTPase TypA has protein sequence MSNSKRAIRNIAIIAHVDHGKTTLVDQLLRQSGTFRENQQVDARVMDSNDIEKERGITILSKNCAVEYKGTHINIVDTPGHADFGGEVERVLSMVDSVLLLVDAQEGPMPQTRFVTRKALALGLKPIVVVNKIDRENADPQKAVNATFELFDKLGATDEQLDFPIVYASGFKGYAGLEDTVRDGNMEPLFDAILEHVPAREDDPDAPLQLQITSLEYSSYVGKIGVGRILAGRVKALQDVVWMNGPEDKPTKARINQVLTFKGLDRVLVDEALAGDIVLINGIEEISIGSTICAVDAPNGLPMLKVDEPTLTMNFMVNSSPLAGREGKFVTTRQIRDRLEKELKANMALRVVQSEDDDSTYEVSGRGELHLTILIENMRREGFEMAVSRPRVVFKMVDGVRHEPYENLTVDVEEVNQGGVMEELGRRRGDLQNMEPDGKGRVRLEYRIPARGLIGFQGEFMTLTRGTGLMSHVFDEYAPVDNTKGDLGGRRNGVLISQDDGAAVAYAIWKLQDRGRMFVSHNDPVYEGMIIGIHSRDNDLVVNPIKGKQLTNVRSSGTDEAVRLVPPIEMSLEYAVEFIDDDELVEVTPKSIRLRKRFLKEHERKKAGRDAA, from the coding sequence TGATGCACGCGTGATGGACTCGAACGATATCGAAAAAGAACGTGGTATCACGATTCTGTCGAAGAACTGCGCGGTTGAGTACAAAGGTACACACATCAACATCGTTGATACCCCAGGCCATGCCGACTTCGGTGGTGAAGTGGAACGTGTCCTGTCGATGGTTGACAGCGTATTGCTGCTGGTGGATGCACAAGAAGGCCCGATGCCACAAACGCGTTTCGTTACGCGTAAAGCACTGGCACTCGGCCTGAAACCTATCGTTGTCGTCAACAAGATCGATCGTGAAAACGCCGATCCACAGAAAGCCGTGAACGCGACTTTTGAATTGTTCGACAAACTGGGTGCAACTGACGAGCAACTCGATTTCCCTATCGTTTACGCATCGGGCTTCAAAGGCTACGCAGGCCTGGAAGACACCGTTCGTGACGGCAATATGGAACCATTGTTCGACGCGATCCTGGAACACGTTCCTGCGCGCGAAGATGATCCTGATGCTCCATTGCAACTGCAAATCACCTCGCTGGAATACTCTTCCTACGTCGGCAAGATCGGCGTTGGCCGTATCCTGGCCGGTCGCGTCAAAGCGTTGCAAGACGTAGTCTGGATGAACGGTCCTGAAGACAAGCCAACCAAAGCACGTATCAACCAGGTCCTGACCTTCAAAGGCCTGGATCGCGTATTGGTTGACGAAGCACTGGCAGGCGACATCGTCCTGATCAATGGTATTGAAGAAATCAGCATCGGTTCCACCATCTGCGCAGTGGATGCGCCGAATGGCCTGCCTATGTTGAAAGTCGATGAGCCAACCCTGACCATGAACTTCATGGTTAACAGCTCGCCACTGGCTGGCCGCGAAGGTAAATTCGTTACCACGCGTCAGATCCGTGATCGCCTCGAAAAAGAATTGAAAGCCAACATGGCGCTGCGCGTCGTGCAATCGGAAGACGACGATTCGACCTACGAAGTGTCGGGTCGCGGTGAGTTGCATCTGACCATCCTGATCGAAAACATGCGTCGCGAAGGTTTCGAAATGGCTGTATCGCGTCCGCGCGTTGTTTTCAAAATGGTGGATGGCGTACGTCATGAGCCGTATGAAAACCTGACGGTTGACGTGGAAGAAGTTAACCAGGGTGGCGTGATGGAAGAACTCGGTCGTCGTCGTGGTGACCTGCAAAACATGGAACCGGACGGCAAAGGTCGTGTGCGTCTGGAATACCGTATTCCTGCACGTGGCCTGATCGGCTTCCAGGGCGAATTCATGACGCTGACACGCGGTACCGGCTTGATGAGCCACGTGTTCGATGAATACGCTCCGGTCGACAACACCAAAGGTGACCTCGGTGGTCGTCGTAACGGTGTATTGATCTCGCAAGATGATGGCGCAGCAGTAGCGTACGCAATCTGGAAATTGCAGGATCGCGGCCGTATGTTCGTCAGCCACAACGATCCAGTGTATGAAGGCATGATCATCGGTATCCACTCGCGTGATAACGATTTGGTCGTCAACCCGATCAAAGGTAAACAACTGACCAACGTTCGTTCGTCCGGTACGGATGAAGCGGTACGCCTGGTACCACCAATCGAAATGTCGCTCGAATACGCAGTTGAATTCATCGACGACGACGAATTGGTTGAAGTCACACCGAAGAGCATTCGTCTGCGCAAGCGCTTCCTGAAAGAGCACGAGCGTAAAAAAGCAGGCCGCGACGCTGCGTAA